A region of Pseudomonas putida DNA encodes the following proteins:
- a CDS encoding ribonucleoside-diphosphate reductase subunit alpha — MQTDTTRENPQAQVPQAADSNQDLAATAPGQLRVIKRNGTVVPYTDDKITVAITKAFLAVEGGTAAASSRIHDTVARLTEQVTATFKRRMPSGGTIHIEEIQDQVELALMRAGEQKVARDYVIYRDQRAKERATRANTDAVVEPHPSIRITLADGSLAPLDMARLNTIISEACEGLAEVDGDLIQRETLKNLYDGVAIKDVNTALVMTARTLVEREPNYSFVTARLLMDTLRAEGLAFLSVADSATHHEMADLYAKALPAYVAKGIEFELLNPALADFDLEKLGKAINHERDQQFTYLGLQTLYDRYFIHKDGVRFELPQVFFMRVAMGLALEEKDKEARAIEFYNLLSSFDYMASTPTLFNAGTLRPQLSSCYLTTVPDDLSGIYHAIHDNAMLSKFAGGLGNDWTPVRALGSYIKGTNGKSQGVVPFLKVVNDTAVAVNQGGKRKGAVCAYLETWHLDIEEFIELRKNTGDDRRRTHDMNTANWIPDLFMKRVFDDGKWTLFSPSEVPDLHDLTGKAFEERYEYYEALTEYNKIKVFKTIQAKDLWRKMLSMLFETGHPWLTFKDPCNLRSPQQHVGVVHSSNLCTEITLNTNKDEIAVCNLGSINLPNHIVDGKLDTAKLQRTVNTAVRMLDNVIDINYYSVPQARNSNLKHRPVGLGIMGFQDALYLQHIAYGSDAAVEFADKSMEAVSYFAIQASCDLADERGAYETFQGSLWSKGILPLDSQQILIEARGQKYIDVDLNETLDWAPVRARVQKGIRNSNIMAIAPTATIANITGVSQSIEPTYQNLYVKSNLSGEFTVINPYLVRDLKARGLWDSVMINDLKYYDGSVQQIERIPQELKDLYATAFEVETKWIVDAASRRQKWIDQAQSLNLYIAGASGKKLDVTYRMAWYRGLKTTYYLRALAATSTEKSTINTGKLNAVSSGGDSAPVQAAGPAPVPKACAIDEPDCEACQ; from the coding sequence ATGCAAACCGACACAACTCGCGAGAACCCGCAGGCCCAGGTGCCGCAGGCCGCCGATTCCAACCAGGATCTGGCTGCCACCGCGCCCGGCCAACTGCGCGTGATCAAGCGTAACGGCACTGTCGTCCCCTACACCGACGACAAGATCACCGTGGCCATCACCAAGGCGTTCCTCGCAGTTGAAGGCGGCACCGCCGCCGCCTCGTCGCGCATCCACGACACCGTCGCGCGCCTGACCGAGCAGGTCACCGCCACGTTCAAGCGTCGCATGCCATCGGGTGGCACCATCCACATCGAAGAAATCCAGGACCAGGTCGAACTGGCCCTGATGCGTGCCGGTGAGCAGAAAGTCGCCCGCGACTACGTGATCTACCGCGACCAGCGGGCGAAAGAGCGCGCCACCCGCGCCAACACCGACGCCGTGGTCGAGCCACACCCAAGCATCCGCATCACCCTGGCCGACGGCAGCCTGGCGCCGCTGGACATGGCACGCCTGAACACCATCATCAGCGAAGCCTGCGAAGGCCTGGCCGAAGTCGATGGCGACCTGATCCAGCGCGAAACCCTGAAAAACCTGTACGACGGCGTGGCCATCAAGGACGTCAACACCGCCCTGGTGATGACCGCCCGTACCCTGGTCGAGCGCGAGCCGAACTACTCGTTCGTCACCGCCCGCCTGCTGATGGACACCCTGCGTGCCGAAGGCCTGGCCTTCCTCAGCGTTGCCGACAGCGCCACCCACCACGAGATGGCTGACCTGTACGCCAAGGCGCTGCCGGCCTACGTCGCCAAAGGTATCGAGTTCGAGCTGCTGAACCCGGCCCTGGCCGACTTCGACCTGGAAAAACTGGGCAAGGCGATCAACCACGAGCGCGACCAGCAGTTCACCTACCTGGGCCTGCAGACCCTGTACGACCGTTACTTCATCCACAAGGATGGCGTGCGCTTCGAGCTGCCACAGGTGTTCTTCATGCGTGTGGCCATGGGCCTGGCGCTGGAAGAGAAAGACAAAGAAGCCCGTGCGATCGAGTTCTACAACCTGTTGTCGTCCTTCGACTACATGGCCTCGACCCCGACCCTGTTCAACGCCGGTACCCTGCGCCCGCAGCTGTCCAGCTGCTACCTGACCACCGTGCCGGACGACCTGTCGGGCATCTACCACGCGATCCACGACAACGCCATGCTGTCGAAATTCGCCGGTGGCCTGGGCAACGACTGGACCCCTGTGCGTGCACTGGGCTCCTACATCAAGGGCACCAACGGTAAATCCCAGGGCGTCGTACCCTTCCTGAAAGTGGTCAACGACACCGCCGTTGCGGTCAACCAGGGTGGCAAGCGCAAAGGCGCTGTGTGTGCCTACCTGGAAACCTGGCACCTGGACATCGAAGAATTCATCGAGCTGCGCAAGAACACCGGTGATGACCGTCGTCGTACCCACGACATGAACACCGCCAACTGGATCCCAGACCTGTTCATGAAGCGCGTCTTCGATGACGGCAAGTGGACCCTGTTCTCGCCGTCGGAAGTGCCTGATCTGCACGACCTGACCGGCAAGGCCTTCGAAGAGCGCTACGAGTACTACGAAGCCCTGACCGAGTACAACAAGATCAAGGTGTTCAAGACCATCCAGGCCAAAGACCTGTGGCGCAAGATGCTGTCGATGCTGTTCGAGACCGGCCACCCATGGCTGACCTTCAAGGACCCGTGCAACCTGCGCTCGCCGCAGCAGCACGTGGGCGTGGTCCACAGCTCGAACCTGTGCACCGAGATCACCCTGAACACCAACAAGGACGAGATCGCGGTCTGCAACCTGGGCTCGATCAACCTGCCGAACCACATCGTCGACGGCAAGCTGGACACCGCCAAGCTGCAACGCACCGTGAACACCGCCGTGCGCATGCTCGACAACGTGATCGACATCAACTACTACTCGGTGCCGCAAGCGCGTAACTCGAACCTCAAGCACCGCCCGGTCGGCTTAGGGATCATGGGCTTCCAGGACGCACTGTACCTGCAGCACATCGCCTACGGTTCCGACGCTGCGGTCGAGTTCGCCGACAAGTCGATGGAAGCGGTCAGCTACTTCGCGATCCAGGCGTCCTGCGACCTGGCCGACGAGCGTGGCGCCTACGAGACCTTCCAGGGTTCGCTGTGGTCCAAAGGCATCCTGCCGCTGGATTCGCAACAGATCCTGATCGAGGCCCGTGGCCAGAAGTACATCGACGTCGACCTGAACGAGACCCTGGACTGGGCGCCGGTGCGTGCTCGCGTACAAAAAGGTATTCGTAACTCGAACATCATGGCCATCGCGCCGACCGCCACCATCGCCAACATCACTGGCGTGTCGCAGTCCATCGAGCCGACCTACCAGAACCTGTACGTGAAATCGAACCTGTCGGGCGAATTCACCGTGATCAACCCGTACCTGGTTCGCGACCTGAAAGCCCGCGGCCTGTGGGACTCGGTCATGATCAACGACCTGAAGTACTACGACGGTTCGGTCCAGCAGATCGAGCGTATCCCGCAAGAGCTCAAAGACCTGTACGCCACCGCGTTCGAAGTCGAGACCAAGTGGATCGTCGATGCCGCCTCGCGTCGCCAGAAGTGGATCGACCAGGCCCAGTCGCTGAACCTGTACATCGCCGGCGCTTCGGGCAAGAAGCTGGACGTGACCTACCGCATGGCCTGGTACCGTGGTCTGAAGACCACCTACTACCTCCGTGCCCTGGCCGCGACCAGCACCGAGAAGTCGACCATCAACACCGGCAAGCTCAACGCCGTTTCCAGCGGCGGCGACAGCGCCCCGGTCCAGGCCGCCGGCCCGGCCCCTGTGCCGAAGGCTTGCGCGATCGACGAGCCGGATTGCGAAGCCTGCCAATAA
- a CDS encoding response regulator transcription factor — protein MDQPTPRILIVEDDQRLAELTAEYLQANGFDVAVEGDGGRAVRRIVDSQPDLVILDLMLPGEDGLSICRRARSHYAGPILMLTARSDELDQVQGLDLGADDYVCKPVRPRVLLARIQALLRRSEAPESKRQDLAFGPLHIDNRLREARLGEQLIDLTGAEFDLLWLLASNAGRVLSREQIFTALRGVGYDGQDRSIDVRISKIRPKIGDDPIHPRLIKTLRSKGYLFVGEAP, from the coding sequence ATGGACCAACCCACACCGCGCATCCTTATCGTCGAAGACGACCAGCGTTTGGCCGAGCTCACCGCCGAATACCTCCAGGCCAACGGCTTCGATGTCGCAGTCGAGGGCGATGGTGGCCGCGCCGTGCGACGGATCGTCGACAGCCAGCCTGACCTGGTGATTCTCGACCTCATGCTGCCCGGTGAAGACGGCCTGAGTATCTGCCGTCGGGCGCGCAGCCACTACGCAGGCCCGATCCTCATGCTCACCGCCCGCAGCGACGAGCTCGATCAGGTCCAGGGCCTGGACCTGGGCGCCGATGATTACGTCTGCAAACCGGTGCGCCCGCGCGTGTTGCTGGCCCGTATCCAGGCCTTGCTGCGGCGCAGCGAAGCACCGGAAAGCAAGCGCCAAGACCTGGCATTCGGCCCGCTGCACATCGACAACCGCCTGCGCGAAGCCCGGCTTGGCGAACAGCTGATAGACCTGACCGGCGCCGAGTTCGACCTGCTCTGGCTGCTGGCCAGCAATGCCGGCCGGGTATTGTCGCGCGAACAGATCTTCACCGCCCTGCGCGGTGTCGGCTATGACGGCCAGGACCGCTCCATCGATGTGCGCATCTCCAAGATTCGCCCCAAGATCGGCGACGACCCGATCCACCCACGCCTGATCAAGACCCTGCGCAGCAAGGGCTACCTGTTCGTCGGCGAGGCGCCATGA
- a CDS encoding ATP-binding protein, translating into MNNSIFLRIYGGMLGVLVLVALLGVLSLHLVNEVRAAQHREGLAQGTFSLMADNLAGQNDTERKRSLLMWERLLGVPLALQPMSARTLDGGQRARLHRGLVVVEKTGPHAAQVLRKVGREDVLLVAQVKQVSEQLARATLYLLADELVRYPVTEQQQRLAQIKQSKGFGFDIALQRLERVGLDDDQRRRVEEGDTVMALGKDGDSIRVFSGLSGSPWVLEIGPLHQLNPYPPQLLILIAFLGLCLIGLVVYLLVRQLERRVSGLEIAATRIAQGSLDTRVPAGDADSVGRLAAAFNGMAEHLQRSLTMQRELVRAVSHELRTPVARLRFGLEMIETASTDQARAKHLAGMDGDIQDLDKLVDEMLTYARLEQGAPALKFQRVDLDALLDRVIEELAPLRAEIKVVRGACQGAESDGAWVEAEPRYLHRALQNLVSNAMRHAEGEVRLSYQLGQQRCRVDVEDDGPGIPEGVWDRIFTPFTRLDDSRTRASGGHGLGLSIVRRIIYWHAGRATVGRSEALGGACFSLSWPRAQAPQ; encoded by the coding sequence ATGAACAACTCGATCTTTCTGCGCATCTATGGCGGCATGCTCGGCGTGCTGGTGCTGGTGGCGCTGCTCGGCGTGCTCAGCCTGCACCTGGTCAACGAAGTGCGCGCCGCCCAGCACCGTGAGGGGCTGGCCCAGGGCACCTTCAGCCTGATGGCCGACAACCTGGCCGGGCAGAACGACACCGAACGCAAGCGCTCGCTGCTGATGTGGGAGCGCTTGCTCGGTGTGCCGCTGGCGCTGCAACCGATGTCGGCGCGTACCCTCGACGGTGGCCAGCGTGCCCGTTTGCATCGTGGCCTGGTGGTGGTAGAGAAGACCGGCCCGCACGCCGCACAGGTGCTGCGCAAGGTTGGCCGCGAGGATGTGCTGCTGGTGGCCCAGGTCAAGCAGGTCAGCGAGCAACTGGCGCGGGCCACCCTTTATCTGTTGGCTGACGAACTGGTGCGTTACCCGGTGACCGAGCAGCAGCAGCGCCTGGCGCAGATCAAGCAGAGCAAGGGCTTTGGCTTTGATATTGCCCTGCAGCGCCTGGAGCGGGTCGGCCTGGACGACGACCAGCGGCGTCGGGTCGAAGAGGGCGACACGGTCATGGCCTTGGGCAAGGATGGCGATTCGATCCGGGTGTTCTCGGGCCTGTCGGGGTCGCCCTGGGTGCTGGAAATCGGGCCATTGCATCAGCTCAACCCGTACCCGCCGCAGTTGTTGATTCTGATCGCCTTCCTCGGGCTGTGCCTGATCGGGCTGGTGGTGTACCTGCTGGTGCGTCAGTTGGAGCGGCGGGTGTCGGGCCTGGAAATCGCCGCCACGCGTATTGCCCAGGGCAGCCTGGACACCCGTGTACCGGCCGGTGACGCTGACTCGGTCGGGCGCCTGGCCGCAGCATTCAACGGCATGGCCGAGCACCTGCAGCGCTCGTTGACCATGCAGCGCGAGCTGGTGCGGGCGGTGTCTCACGAGCTGCGCACACCGGTGGCGCGGCTGCGTTTTGGCCTGGAGATGATCGAGACCGCGAGCACCGACCAGGCCCGCGCCAAGCACCTGGCCGGCATGGATGGCGACATCCAGGACCTGGACAAGCTGGTCGACGAGATGCTGACCTACGCGCGCCTTGAGCAAGGCGCGCCGGCCCTGAAGTTTCAGCGGGTCGATCTCGACGCATTGCTGGACCGGGTGATCGAAGAACTTGCGCCGCTGCGGGCTGAAATCAAGGTGGTACGCGGCGCCTGCCAAGGCGCTGAATCAGATGGCGCCTGGGTTGAGGCCGAGCCGCGCTACCTGCACCGGGCCCTGCAAAACCTGGTGAGCAACGCCATGCGCCATGCCGAGGGCGAGGTGCGCCTGAGTTACCAGCTGGGGCAGCAACGCTGCAGGGTCGATGTGGAAGATGACGGGCCGGGTATCCCGGAAGGCGTCTGGGACCGCATCTTCACGCCCTTCACCCGGCTCGACGACAGCCGCACGCGTGCCTCGGGCGGGCATGGGTTGGGCCTGTCGATCGTGCGGCGGATCATCTACTGGCACGCAGGCCGGGCCACGGTAGGGCGCAGCGAGGCCCTTGGCGGCGCCTGCTTCAGCCTCAGCTGGCCACGGGCACAGGCGCCGCAGTGA
- a CDS encoding 4'-phosphopantetheinyl transferase family protein: MNRLPTCCAPLQHHWPLPRPLPGAVLVSCAFDPAHLAADDFQRAGIAQSASLQRSVAKRQAEYLAGRVCARAALQHLDGRDYVPGTHEDRSPIWPAGIHGSITHGKGWAAAIVAGQGSCRGLGLDQESLLDDERAERLMAEILTPAELERLDRNQLGLAVTLTFSLKESLFKTLYPLTRQRFYFEHAEVLEWSAEGLARLRLLTDLSPEWQQGSELQGQFCLQDGHLLSLVSV, from the coding sequence ATGAACAGACTCCCCACTTGCTGCGCCCCACTCCAGCACCACTGGCCCCTGCCTCGGCCGCTGCCGGGCGCCGTCCTGGTCAGTTGTGCCTTCGACCCCGCTCACCTGGCTGCCGACGACTTCCAGCGTGCCGGCATTGCACAAAGCGCCAGCCTGCAACGCTCGGTGGCCAAGCGCCAGGCCGAGTACCTGGCCGGCCGTGTCTGCGCCCGCGCCGCACTGCAACACCTTGACGGCCGCGACTATGTGCCAGGCACCCATGAAGACCGCTCGCCCATCTGGCCTGCCGGCATCCACGGCTCGATCACCCACGGCAAAGGCTGGGCCGCTGCCATTGTCGCGGGCCAGGGCAGTTGCCGCGGCCTGGGCCTGGATCAGGAGTCACTGCTGGATGACGAACGCGCCGAGCGCCTGATGGCCGAAATCCTCACGCCAGCAGAACTTGAGCGCTTGGACCGCAACCAGCTCGGCCTGGCAGTGACCCTGACCTTCTCGCTCAAGGAAAGCCTGTTCAAAACCCTCTACCCGCTAACCCGCCAGCGTTTCTATTTTGAGCACGCCGAAGTGCTGGAATGGTCGGCCGAGGGCCTGGCCCGCCTGCGCCTGCTCACCGACCTGTCACCCGAGTGGCAACAGGGCAGCGAGCTGCAGGGCCAGTTCTGCCTTCAAGACGGCCACCTGCTCAGCTTGGTCAGCGTCTGA
- a CDS encoding dienelactone hydrolase family protein, with translation MRALLALTLMCSAALAQAAVVTREIPYQDDDGNRLVGYYAYDDALDDKRPGIVVVHEWWGLNDYAKRRARDLAALGYKAMAIDMYGDGKHTEHPQDAQAFMAEAMKDPAAAAARFDAGLELLKKQPNVNKHQLGAVGYCFGGKVVLDAARRGEKLDGVVSFHGALATQTPAKPGVVRADILVEHGAADSMVTEEQVTAFKAEMDAAKVNYQFVSIPGAKHGFTNPDADRLSHGEHGGPDIGYNKAADESAWADMQAFFKKVFK, from the coding sequence ATGCGTGCCCTGCTAGCCCTGACCCTGATGTGCAGCGCCGCCCTCGCCCAGGCGGCAGTAGTGACCCGCGAGATCCCCTACCAGGACGACGACGGCAACCGCCTCGTCGGCTACTACGCCTACGACGATGCGCTGGACGACAAGCGCCCAGGCATCGTCGTGGTGCACGAATGGTGGGGCCTGAACGACTATGCCAAGCGTCGCGCACGAGACTTGGCTGCGCTGGGCTACAAGGCGATGGCCATCGACATGTACGGCGATGGCAAGCACACCGAGCATCCGCAGGATGCCCAGGCATTCATGGCCGAAGCGATGAAGGACCCGGCCGCGGCGGCGGCGCGTTTCGACGCCGGCCTCGAACTGCTGAAAAAGCAGCCGAACGTCAACAAGCATCAACTGGGCGCCGTGGGTTACTGCTTCGGTGGCAAGGTGGTACTCGATGCGGCGCGTCGGGGAGAGAAGCTCGATGGCGTGGTGAGTTTTCATGGCGCGCTGGCCACCCAGACACCGGCCAAGCCTGGCGTGGTCAGGGCCGACATACTGGTTGAACACGGCGCGGCGGACAGCATGGTCACCGAGGAGCAGGTCACCGCGTTCAAGGCGGAAATGGACGCGGCCAAGGTCAATTATCAGTTCGTCAGCATCCCCGGGGCCAAGCATGGCTTCACCAACCCCGATGCCGACCGCTTGAGCCATGGCGAGCATGGCGGGCCGGACATTGGTTACAACAAGGCCGCCGATGAAAGCGCGTGGGCGGATATGCAGGCGTTCTTCAAGAAAGTGTTCAAGTAA
- a CDS encoding porin family protein yields the protein MKTINTLLAAMAVCAAGVTTAQAADDTFASLTYGQTSDKVRKSGLLQRNTDHLNADGIIGKDDTWGVRVGKINDQGRYYMTYDNVSGDHSGLKLRQENLLGSYDLFLPVGDTTKLFGGGSLGMTKLTQDSPGASRDTDYGYAVGLQAGVIQEITDKASVELGYRYLRTNAATEVGASGGPKDGTLRLTSSAQTYLSANYKF from the coding sequence TTGAAAACCATCAATACCTTGCTCGCCGCCATGGCCGTCTGCGCCGCTGGCGTCACCACCGCCCAGGCCGCCGACGACACCTTCGCCAGCCTGACCTATGGCCAGACCAGCGACAAAGTCCGCAAGTCCGGCCTGCTGCAGCGCAACACCGACCACCTGAACGCCGACGGCATCATCGGCAAGGACGACACCTGGGGTGTACGTGTCGGCAAAATCAACGACCAGGGTCGCTACTACATGACCTACGACAACGTCTCGGGCGACCACAGCGGCCTCAAGCTGCGCCAGGAAAACCTGCTGGGCAGCTATGACCTGTTCCTGCCGGTGGGCGACACCACCAAACTGTTCGGCGGTGGCAGCCTGGGCATGACCAAGCTGACCCAGGACTCCCCAGGTGCCAGCCGTGATACCGACTATGGCTACGCCGTGGGCCTACAGGCAGGCGTGATCCAGGAAATCACCGACAAGGCTTCGGTGGAGTTGGGCTACCGTTACCTGCGCACCAATGCCGCTACTGAGGTTGGCGCCAGTGGCGGGCCCAAGGACGGCACCCTGCGCCTGACCAGCAGTGCACAGACTTACCTGTCGGCCAACTACAAGTTCTGA
- a CDS encoding response regulator, which produces MKLLVVEDEALLRHHLYTRLGESGHVVQAVADAEEALYQAEQYHFDLAVIDLGLPGMSGLELIGRLRSQDKTFPILILTARGNWQDKVEGLAAGADDYLVKPFQFEELEARLNALLRRSSGFTQSTIAAGPLVLDLNRKQAALDDQPLALTAYEYRILEYLMRHHQQVVAKDRLMEQLYPGDEERDPNVIEVLVGRLRRKLEGEQGFKPIDTVRGLGYLFTERCR; this is translated from the coding sequence ATGAAACTGCTGGTGGTCGAGGACGAAGCGCTGCTTCGCCATCACCTCTACACCCGTCTGGGCGAAAGCGGCCACGTGGTCCAGGCCGTCGCCGACGCCGAAGAGGCGCTGTACCAAGCCGAGCAGTACCACTTCGACCTGGCCGTGATCGACCTGGGGCTGCCCGGCATGAGCGGCCTGGAACTAATCGGCCGCCTGCGCAGCCAGGACAAGACTTTCCCCATCCTCATCCTGACCGCCCGTGGCAACTGGCAGGACAAGGTCGAAGGCCTGGCCGCCGGTGCCGACGACTACCTGGTCAAACCCTTTCAGTTCGAAGAGCTCGAGGCGCGCCTCAACGCCCTGTTGCGCCGCTCCAGCGGGTTTACCCAGTCGACCATTGCTGCAGGGCCACTGGTACTCGACCTCAACCGCAAACAGGCGGCCCTGGACGATCAGCCCCTGGCCCTGACCGCCTACGAATACCGCATCCTCGAATACCTCATGCGCCATCATCAGCAGGTGGTGGCCAAGGACCGTCTGATGGAGCAGCTCTATCCAGGCGATGAAGAACGGGACCCCAATGTCATCGAGGTGCTGGTCGGGCGCCTGCGCCGCAAGCTGGAGGGTGAGCAGGGGTTCAAACCCATCGACACGGTGCGCGGGCTGGGTTACCTGTTCACCGAGCGCTGCCGATGA